A genomic region of Taeniopygia guttata chromosome 28, bTaeGut7.mat, whole genome shotgun sequence contains the following coding sequences:
- the LOC100218528 gene encoding acidic leucine-rich nuclear phosphoprotein 32 family member D isoform X2, producing MEMEKRLTLELRNKKPSEVKELVLDNCRTEDGKVVGLSSDFENLEFLSMININLLSVSNLPKLNKLRKLELSDNRISGGLEVLAEKTPNLTHLNLSGNKIKDINTLEPLKKLPNLRSLDLFNCEVTMLINYRESVFALLPQLTYLDGFDADEQEAPDSDPEADGDALEDEYENGEGEEEEDDEEEDDLDEEVIDDEEDEDDDLEGEEEEDGVDDEEEDEEEDGEEDEEDEAEEDHPCGVKRKRSLEDEGEEDAEDEEDDEDD from the exons ATGGAGATGGAGAAGCGCTTGACGCTGGAGCTGCGCAACAAGAAGCCGAGCGAG gTGAAGGAGCTGGTGCTGGACAACTGCCGCACAGAGGATGGCAAGGTGGTCGGCCTCTCCTCAGACTTTGAGAACCTGGAGTTCCTCAGCATGATCAACATCAACCTGCTGTCCGTGTCCAACCTCCCCAAACTCAACAAGCTCCGGAAG CTGGAGCTGAGTGATAATAGGATTTCTGGTGGCCTTGAAGTTCTAGCGGAGAAAACTCCCAACCTGACACACTTGAACCTAAGTGGCAACAAGATCAAAGACATCAATACCCTGGAGCCCTTG AAAAAGTTGCCAAACCTCCGCAGTCTGGACCTGTTCAACTGCGAGGTGACGATGCTCATCAACTACCGGGAGAGCGTGTtcgccctcctgccccagctcaccTACCTGGATGGCTTCGATGCTGACGAGCAGGAAGCCCCAGACTCAGACCCTGAAGCTGATGGGGATGCACTGGAAGATGAGTATGAGAATGGGGAAg gtgaggaagaggaggatgatgaggaggaagaTGATTTGGATGAAGAAGTCATTGATGACGAGGAAGATGAAGACGACGATCTGGAAggtgaagaggaggaggatggagtaGATGACGAG gaggaagatgaggaggaggatggtgaggaggatgaagaagatgaagctGAGGAGG ACCATCCGTGCGGGGTGAAGAGAAAACGAAGTCTAGAGGATGAAGGAGAGGAAGATGCAGAGGACGaagaggatgatgaggatgacTGA
- the LOC100218528 gene encoding acidic leucine-rich nuclear phosphoprotein 32 family member B isoform X1 has product MEMEKRLTLELRNKKPSEVKELVLDNCRTEDGKVVGLSSDFENLEFLSMININLLSVSNLPKLNKLRKLELSDNRISGGLEVLAEKTPNLTHLNLSGNKIKDINTLEPLKKLPNLRSLDLFNCEVTMLINYRESVFALLPQLTYLDGFDADEQEAPDSDPEADGDALEDEYENGEEGEEEEDDEEEDDLDEEVIDDEEDEDDDLEGEEEEDGVDDEEEDEEEDGEEDEEDEAEEDHPCGVKRKRSLEDEGEEDAEDEEDDEDD; this is encoded by the exons ATGGAGATGGAGAAGCGCTTGACGCTGGAGCTGCGCAACAAGAAGCCGAGCGAG gTGAAGGAGCTGGTGCTGGACAACTGCCGCACAGAGGATGGCAAGGTGGTCGGCCTCTCCTCAGACTTTGAGAACCTGGAGTTCCTCAGCATGATCAACATCAACCTGCTGTCCGTGTCCAACCTCCCCAAACTCAACAAGCTCCGGAAG CTGGAGCTGAGTGATAATAGGATTTCTGGTGGCCTTGAAGTTCTAGCGGAGAAAACTCCCAACCTGACACACTTGAACCTAAGTGGCAACAAGATCAAAGACATCAATACCCTGGAGCCCTTG AAAAAGTTGCCAAACCTCCGCAGTCTGGACCTGTTCAACTGCGAGGTGACGATGCTCATCAACTACCGGGAGAGCGTGTtcgccctcctgccccagctcaccTACCTGGATGGCTTCGATGCTGACGAGCAGGAAGCCCCAGACTCAGACCCTGAAGCTGATGGGGATGCACTGGAAGATGAGTATGAGAATGGGGAAg aaggtgaggaagaggaggatgatgaggaggaagaTGATTTGGATGAAGAAGTCATTGATGACGAGGAAGATGAAGACGACGATCTGGAAggtgaagaggaggaggatggagtaGATGACGAG gaggaagatgaggaggaggatggtgaggaggatgaagaagatgaagctGAGGAGG ACCATCCGTGCGGGGTGAAGAGAAAACGAAGTCTAGAGGATGAAGGAGAGGAAGATGCAGAGGACGaagaggatgatgaggatgacTGA